The Armatimonadota bacterium genomic sequence ACCCCAGAGGCCGGAATCCCCTCGTGGCCGCGACCTCAGGGGAGCGGAGCTCCGCGCTGCCGAGCCTACATCACGTACGCATTCCGGAGGTGTGTGTCGTTGCGGATCACGCAGATCGAGATCTACGGGTACGACCTGCACTATGTCCACGGCGACTACGTGATGTCCGGCGGCCGCGTTGTGCGGGCGCTGCCGTCTACCGTGGTGAAGGTGACAACCGACCAGGGGATCGCCGGCTGGAGCGAGGTCTGCCCGCTAGGCCAGACCTACCTGCCCGGGTTCTCGGGAGGCGCCCGGGCGGCGCTGCGCGGGCACGCGTATGCCAAGAGCCCGGTGGACGTGGCCTGCTGGGATGTCCTGGGCAAGGCCACAGGGCTGCCGGTTGCCACGTTGTTAGGAGGCCAGCGGCAGGACAGGTACCCGCTGTACGTGGCGGTCCCGCTCGGAAACGTCCAGGAGATGGCCGCGTTCGTCCAGGCACACCGCGCCGAGGACATCCACCGATTCCAGTTGAAGATCGGCGGCGATCCGCATCAGGACGCGGCCCGTCTGCTCGACCCGCTCCCGCGCGTGTATCTGGAACAACCGTGTCCCACGCTGGAGGAATGTGTCGCGGTCCGCAAGGTGACGACGTTGCCGATGATCTACGACGAGATCGTCACGGATGTGCCGTCGCTGCTGGCCGCCGTGCAGCAGGGCGGCGCTGGAGGCATCAATCTCAAGATCAGCAGGGTCGGCGGTCTGACCAAGGCGCGTTTGATTCGCGACCTGTGCGAAGCGCTCGGCGTGTCGCTGACAATCGAAGACACCTGGGGCGGCGACCTGGTCACCGCGGCGGTGAGCCACCTCGCGGCGAGTGTGCGGCCGGAGGCCCTGTTCACCGTGTCGTTCATGAATGATTGGACAAAGGAGCACATCGCGGGCTACCGGCCGCGCTCCAGAGACGGCTGGGGCGGGCCCACATCGGGTCCAGGCCTCGGCGTCGAGGTGGACATCCGGACTCTCGGCGAACCCCTGTATGTGGCGCGCTAGAAGGCGAAGCGGGGTGGTCACCCGCTGCGGCAGGCCGGCAGCCTACCGCGTCACGGCGGGTCCACTCTGGATCAGCGCCTTGGCCTCTGCAACTGTGAGGCCGGCAACTCCCAGCCGATGGAGATCGCGGCCCTCCCTCCAGAAGTCGCGCCGGCACAAGGCACCGCACACGTCAACCAGACCCGCCGTCACCCGCACGTCTACCCCGGCCAACCGACCGAGCGACGCGATGGGCACGAGACCCGTGGGCACATCTTCCAAGACGTAGCGGGTATCCAGCGAGCGCGGGGCGGCGATGCCCGCGTAGGCCGGATTGCCGAGGATCCGGTCGTAGAGCGTGACGCCGCTGACGCCCTCGTAACTTCGCTTCAGCCACTCGGCGGCCGAGATGGCGCTCACATCGTACGCCCGCGCCACGGCGAGCCGCTCCTCGTCGATCGCCTCCAGGAAACGCGCCACGGCCGGCGTCATGTCGCGATAGAATTCGAACGGCACGCCGGACTCGATGCGCGCCACGCTCAGCACGACCGTGCCGGGGTGGAACACGGCCCCCATGTTGTCCAAACCGGTCTCTAGCACGTCCCGGGCTGCGACGAACTGCGGGTACAGAGGACGCAGAACTTCCAGGACCCGCGGTGTATCGCTCGCGGGCAGCGCGGCCAGCGGCACCTGGCGCTTGATGCTGTTCACCCGGACGCGGGCCGGACCCGAAATCCGGCAGGCGAACAGTAGGGTCTGGGCCTCCGACACCACGACCCGGCCCTCCACACCGTGGCTCGCCAGCACCTGGCGGAATTCCAGCGCACCCCCGGTGCGCCCCGGATTGAGGACGATGACCTGCCCGTCGCGAAGGTAGGGGCTGCACTCCTCAGCCATGAAGGCGTGGGCCGTAGCCGGCACCACCACCAGGATGATGTCGGCCTCGGCTACAACCGGCGCAATGTCCGTCGTCACCAGCTCCAGCCGCCCAAACCCGTCAATGGCGCCCTCCAGCCGCACGCCGCCCGCTGCCTGGAGATCAACGATCTCATGGGCGAACTTGTTGTAGAGGCGAACCGGAAAGCCACGCCGCGCCAGATCACCGGCAAAGGCGTGCCCGCCGTTGCCCGCCCCCAGGACAGCCACTTTGGGCTTCATGGTCGCTACCCCCTCCCTGCGTACTGCTGGACATCGAGCGGTATCAGCTCTCGCTTCATGACCCGCACCGCTTGCTCGGGGTTCACCCTTCCGTACAGCCCGCCTATGATGCTGACCAGGTACTGGGCATCCAGCAAGACCGGGCCGCGGGGCCGCAGCACATGGGGCTCATCAGGGTTGAAGAGCACGCCCCCCGCGATCAAAGCGAGGTCGTCCAGGTAGCGAGGCGCTTTCTCCTGGCACTTGTGATACACGGTGCCCCCAATCAGAACGACCGCCACCGGCTGATTCAGCAGATTGACACCGTACTGCAGAAAGTAGGTTTCGGTTTCCTCCACGTATCCGGCATGCTTGCGGGTGGCCGTGGCGAGGATCTCGTGCGCCAGCCATGCTCGGGCGGCGTTCTCTATCGCGGTATCCGGGACGACGTGGGGGTTGGAGGAGAGAAAACTCAGGTACCGGTCGAGAGCGACCTCGACCTGGCCGTTGCGCGAATACAGGAACTGCGAGAACTGGCTCGCCCCGGGTACGAAGGCGTCGAGGAAGTTCCGGCTCAAGTACTCGGACAGCTCGCGCTGCATCTCGCCGCTTCGAAAACGTTCCAGCTCCTTCAGGTTCTCGGCGTTGTAGGCGAGCCCGTACTTGCCCTCGACCCGGCGGTAGGCCAATGGGCTGTTGGGAGTCTTGAGAATGGAGCGCTTGACGCGTCGGGCGTTGTCCGGCCCCTCGTAGACGTAGAGCGGATTGTCGGACACGTTGGAGAAGAAGTCGGTGGTGGCGCCCCCGATATCGAGCGCCATGATGTTCCCCAGGCCCTCCTCGTTGCCGTGGCCGTGCGCCAGCAGATTGATGCCCCGGAACGCCGCTCGAGGCGTGGGGATGAATGGGGCGTCCATGTACTCCTCCACCACGTCGAAGCCCTTCCCGCGGATAATCACCGTCTGGAACAGTTCGCGAATGGCTTCGTTCACGACCTCAATGTGGAACCGGTTCACCTCGGGCATCACGTTGTCGGTGATCCGGATGTCCACGTTGTTCCAACGGAAGATGTGCTCCACCTGCTCGCGCACATCATGGTTGCCGGCGTAGATAACGGGGACGCCGTAGCGCGTGTAGGTGGCGTACTTAGCGTTCTCGGCCAGCAGGCGCGCGTTGTGCAGTTGGGTCTCGGTGTCGCCCCCCTCGTCGACACCGCCCGCGATCAAGATGATCTCCGGTTGGTCAACGGCGTAGATGCGGTGGGCCTCCTCCGGCGTCAGCTTGCCGTCGTAGCTCCCCACCAGCTTGGCGCCGGCGGTGAGTGCGGCGAGTTCCGCCGCGAACCCCGATTCCTCCCGGGCGAGCGCCACTGTCACCATCTTCAGCCCACCCTTGGCGCTGGAGCACGGCAACCTGATGTCGA encodes the following:
- a CDS encoding mandelate racemase; its protein translation is MRITQIEIYGYDLHYVHGDYVMSGGRVVRALPSTVVKVTTDQGIAGWSEVCPLGQTYLPGFSGGARAALRGHAYAKSPVDVACWDVLGKATGLPVATLLGGQRQDRYPLYVAVPLGNVQEMAAFVQAHRAEDIHRFQLKIGGDPHQDAARLLDPLPRVYLEQPCPTLEECVAVRKVTTLPMIYDEIVTDVPSLLAAVQQGGAGGINLKISRVGGLTKARLIRDLCEALGVSLTIEDTWGGDLVTAAVSHLAASVRPEALFTVSFMNDWTKEHIAGYRPRSRDGWGGPTSGPGLGVEVDIRTLGEPLYVAR
- a CDS encoding NADP transhydrogenase subunit alpha, whose translation is MKPKVAVLGAGNGGHAFAGDLARRGFPVRLYNKFAHEIVDLQAAGGVRLEGAIDGFGRLELVTTDIAPVVAEADIILVVVPATAHAFMAEECSPYLRDGQVIVLNPGRTGGALEFRQVLASHGVEGRVVVSEAQTLLFACRISGPARVRVNSIKRQVPLAALPASDTPRVLEVLRPLYPQFVAARDVLETGLDNMGAVFHPGTVVLSVARIESGVPFEFYRDMTPAVARFLEAIDEERLAVARAYDVSAISAAEWLKRSYEGVSGVTLYDRILGNPAYAGIAAPRSLDTRYVLEDVPTGLVPIASLGRLAGVDVRVTAGLVDVCGALCRRDFWREGRDLHRLGVAGLTVAEAKALIQSGPAVTR